CTGACATCACAATTCTGGCACTGAAAAGGTGAAAGAAATATGTGTTCCGGACATCTTTACGCACTCTCGAAACTCAGCACTGGCAAACTGGTTGTTTGTTGGCTTAAGATCCACCTCACACGATTCCAACCTAAGATGCAGCTTCCCCCTATAGGCAATCGCCATTTGAGCCATTCTGTGTAGTCCTGACCCTCTAACATCGCAGACACTGCTCAGGCCTCGGTTAAACACCTCAAGCAATAAGACATCATCTGAAGCGTGACTCATTGGATGATTTCGTCTGCTAAGGCCTTCTCTCAAACTGCGAAGCAATCCGATTCCGAAGTCAGCAATCACAATACAAATGGTTTGCGTTTTTGGGTAGTATTGCATGTAAACAAAGCCGTTTGATGTTGATTGGCTGTGCTGCCTGACGTTATCACAAAACTCACAAATAACTGTATTAATCCAAGTTGGAAAATCACTGTCAGCATTCAGACCAAGTTTCGTGCACATCACATTTGTTAACTGACTCGGGATAGGACGATTCTTTGCGCGATCATTTGGATCGACAGGCCTTATTTCTAGTAAGTTTTGGGAGTTACCTTTGTATATCAGTGAAGTGTCTTCTTGAGAGGTAGGCCGATTCGGAAATACAAGCATGTTTGGAGGTAATTGAGTCAAAAAACCGCATCTATTCATAAATGTAAAACAATTACATTTACCACCCAAGAACTGGAGAGTTAGCCGAACATCTTGCTTTACGAGACTGTGACATAGACAGAGCAACTTCACTAGCGCACTAGCCATAAAACTACAATTTGGCTCTATCTTGATAACAACATTTCTGTCCTCCCAAGGGCCAAAGTCACAAATTTTGGAGTTTCTAATCGCGTTTTCAAACTCATTCGAATCATAGAATCGATACAGGTTTCGAAAGTAAATTAACTGTGGCAATACTAAAGCCTATAATTTCATACAACAATGGAGGCATGATATTACTTTTCTGGGCCCCGACTCAATAGTGACTCGATCGACTTTATTGGGTTGTCCCAAACAGGTTTGCAACGCCCATAAATTTCCCCATCCAATCAACTTTTTCATCAAAAGCTCGTAAAGAGTATATCTAGAGCGCACTCTATCAATGTAGTGATTTTAATGCACCTAACAGCGAACCGATCAATCTATCTTTCCATTTCCGGATATCCTAATCACGAGTGAAATCACTATGAACAAAAAAACTGCCCTACTTCCAATCGTCTATATTGCTTGCCTTTTCTCTTTGCAGATTCATGCAAAGTCTTACAGCGAAGAGCACCAAAAGGTGCAGACACTGTTTCAGAGCGATGAAGAGAAAACGGCAAAGGATGCGGTGTGGACTGCCCCGGACATTTTCAAAGTTGGAGGCATTGATGATGGCTCACGCCGGGAGGGTTATGCGGAATACGTTTGTCTGACCCTTTACGATTACGGCTTCAAAGGTAAAAACGTTTGGGTGCAAATTATTGATTTCGATAGGCTTATCAAAGGAAATGATTGGGTAAAACTGGGCGAAAAGACTTGCCAGTGATGACATTAAGAAGAGCTCAAAACATCAGCTCTTCTTCTCAACTAGTGCAGCGATCTTCTCTAGCAGATTAGATTCCATTTGCTCTAGTTTGCTATCTAACGTTTCCTCTGTTCGAGCCAAAGCATCTGCAGTGCTTTTCAACGCTTCCTCTAGTCGGGAGTGCATTTCAATAACCGTATCATATCGATATGGCTCACCCTTTCTCTCAAGAAATTCATCAATCTTGATGGTGGCACCGAGCCTTTCAAGTATTTCTGTATTTAGGCTGTTATGTGCCTGTTCTGCTGAAGTTTTAACCTTCTTGTGCAGCTCCTCACCAATGCGAATTTTGAATTGCATGGTCTTTTCTTCAGTCATAAAACAATAAAACTCCATTGACAATGGAACCATGGCGGTTCTATTTTTACTAATGGAACCTATATGGTTCTACTTAGAACTTAGCAAAAAGGAACTGGTTATGACAGAAGATTACGTTCAAACCAAAATCCGTCTCGGCACTTCAAACCATAGTTGGCTGAAGGCAAGAGCAGCTAAAAATCGACGCTCAATTACTTCAGAAGTAAACGTTTTGATAGAGAAAATGCGGAAAGAGAAAAACAGCAATCATCAAATTTAGGTAGGTGAGCCCCAAGAGCGGCAACTCTTGAGGCCCTATGTCAACACCCTAGTACTAGTAGGAGAATCGACATGTCGACTCTAACAAACAACCACTTGGAAATCCAAAACGATATCAACCGTATGTTGGCACAGGCCAACGCCCTCATTGATACGCTCTGTGTCGATGACCAATACCGCACCATCGATACCGCCACCTTATCCAATGCCCTTTGGCTGTTAAGCGATCGCATCACTGACATCGATCATGCTTGCCAACAGCTGTTCAAGGAGGCCGCATGAACATCATCCCTTTCCAATTCCAGCAAGCCAATATTCGGGTGATTGAGCAGAATGGCGAGCCCTGGTTTATCGCAAAGGATGTGGCTGAACTTTTGGGGTATTCGAATACTTCAAAAGCCGTAAGTACCCATTGTAAATCAACAAATACCTGCCCTACCGAAATGGGAGGTCAGGTCCGTCATGTCCAGATCATCCCCGAACGCGATGTCTATCGCCTCATCATGCGCTCCAAACTACCCGAAGCTGAGAAGTTCGAAGACTGGGTGGTATCGGATGTTCTGCCCTCGATTCGAAAGACCGGCAGTTACAGCATCGCTGACCTCTCCCGCATGGATATCCTCAAGCTCGCCATACAGGCCGAGGAAGAGAAACTGAAGCTGCAAGCCCAAGTGGCAGAAGACCGCCCCAAGGTTGAGGCCTATCACCTCATCGCGGATAGCCAGGGTTCGCTCTGTATCACCGATGCCGCCAAGAACCTGCAGCTGCAGCCTAAAGCCCTCTTCGCTTGGCTGGCGGCGAATCGCTGGATATACAAACGCCCTGACGGGAAAAGCTGGATTGGCTATCAAGACAAGCTGCAACGGGGATTACTGGAGCATAAGGTGACAACGGTGAATCAGCGCACCGTTGAGCAAGTGCGTGTGACATCTAAGGGGTTGGTGGTGTTGGCTGAAAGGTTGGCGCCGGGGAGTTTAAGGATGATTGGAGATTCAGGGGCTCACTGATGTGAGCCCTTTGGGGGACAGGTTTTGGTAGAGAACTTCTAGATTTGGACAAACATGAGTTTTATCGCACTATCTATAAAGTATGAGTCGGGCCCCTATTGAGTGAATTTTTGTCAAGTAACTTACAATTTATCGAACTCTATATATCATAAAGTTTTTTTCATTAAGCTCTGTTTTTCTAACAAGTTTGCGGGATAAGAGATCTTGGCGTATAGCAGTAACAAAAACTCCAACAGCCTCATCTAACAACTCATAGTGAATATCTCTTTCTGACTCATTATTAAAAGAGCTCTTTTTTGATAGTTCTAAAAATTGATATGCTTTCTCAATTACGTCATCAGGACAGTAGAGCCAACATTTGTTAACTTCAGATAGAAACTGCGCTCTCAATTTACGAGCTTCAACCGGTTCAAAATTCTGCTGAAATCCCTCCAAACATTTCAGCAACTCCTTATAAGATTCTTCTTTACGGTTATATTGCTCCCAAACTCGCTTTCGCCATTCATTTACAAACCAAGCAATAATGGCCCCAAATAATGGAGCCGCAAACTTCCAAAACTCTATTGACAACACAATATTTCTCATAGAAAACTTCATTTAAAATTGGATGTAATTATTGAAATTTTTATATAAACTATACTTTATAGACTTCACACCTTAAAATTATAAGACTAGGTAAAATGGACAAATCCAAAAACTTCAAGTAAACGGACAAAACTCCACATCCAGGGCGTCCAATAAATCACTGCGAATAAACCATCAACTGCGATACCAGTGATAAGAAGGCCCAAAATAGTACGCCATGTCACAGCAAGTACTTTCTCTGAGTCGCTATTATTTGGATTTTTATATGCTGCTTTAGCCCAATAATAAGTGCACAACATCAATCCAGTAATAGCAATTATAGAGATAAAGAAGAATATTATCCTCCATCCCATAAGGGCAGGTTCAATCGAATCGTCGCCCAAAGAGTCAAGGAATACCATTGCTAATGCTACTATACTCGAAATACTACCAAATGCCGATAGAGTAGAAAGCTTATTACTTTTTACTTCGTCCCAAAAATTACCACTCACTTTTATATTTACCATTTAATATTTACATTTATAATTTTCGTTTGATTCTATCAAAAAATTAATTTACACTCAAATAGCATGCGGATTTATATTATGTTTAAGTATACTATCTAAACTATGAAAATCAACTCATGGTGAACAAACACGCTTCAATATTCACTATTAACTTTCCTATAAAATTCACTTATTTTAATGTAGGAACAGTGTGAGTAGATAAAGATTCAAGTTCTCTTTCTCGGTACTTATGCTCTGCTAACAACTTTTGTTTTTTCACTTTTGCATTCCACAAATTATAAAGATCTATAGTATCCCTAAATACTTCTGAGTTATCTGAATTTCTAATAGCTAGTATCATTGGCTTTGCCTCATTTACAACTTCAACGAAGTAACTACCTTGGCATTTAAAAGCAAATTCTTCATCAGCTAGACCTGACAAAACTACCTGCGCTATATGGTCGACTTCACATAAATAGTCGATAGATGCATTATAAGCTTCAATACTATCTTGAAATTTTTTCGTCCACGGCTCGTTCTGTATACTTTCATATAAAAACTCTTTCACTTCTATATTCGGTATTTCTATCTCTTCTAATTCAAATGCATCATCCATTTTACGTGAAAGCTCTGATAGTCTCAGAGATTTCGGATGAAACATCTCTAGCGTAAGTTGCATTGACTCACGCCTATATTTGGTATTTAAATCTCTTTTAAACAAATAAAGCTGAATTAACGCAATAGCAACACCAATTAAAGTTAATGGCCCTGATATGAAGTATAATATTTCTAAGTATTGCCTATTTTCTATGAGATATTCCAAAACTCAAGTATCCTTACTAACATAAAAAATGACATGGGATTACCCTCATGAGGATTAATAACCCAAAGCTACCGCCCTTCGCTTCTCGGCACGCAACACGCCATCACTGTCTAAAACTTTTGGCTGGAATGTACCACAAAGTGCATAAAATCAGATTTGATTTTGATCGCATGGGAGTTTGATTGGGGAGATTTTGTTCAAAAAAATTAGGTAGTTGAAGGTTGAGAGGGTTGAGAGGGTTGAGAGGGTTGAGCATACGCAACGCATAGTAAAAACTTCATGCGTTGCAAATCACTCTTAAACAGTTTGTTATAAGCCTAGTTCCGATAAAGTGTTACTATGTTTTGCTCTAGAAAACTAACAACATCACCTCGTGTTAAACCATTGGCTTCAACGCGCGGATCGGGACCAATTTCAGTAATTT
The nucleotide sequence above comes from Grimontia kaedaensis. Encoded proteins:
- a CDS encoding Arc family DNA-binding protein encodes the protein MTEEKTMQFKIRIGEELHKKVKTSAEQAHNSLNTEILERLGATIKIDEFLERKGEPYRYDTVIEMHSRLEEALKSTADALARTEETLDSKLEQMESNLLEKIAALVEKKS
- a CDS encoding phage antirepressor KilAC domain-containing protein, with amino-acid sequence MNIIPFQFQQANIRVIEQNGEPWFIAKDVAELLGYSNTSKAVSTHCKSTNTCPTEMGGQVRHVQIIPERDVYRLIMRSKLPEAEKFEDWVVSDVLPSIRKTGSYSIADLSRMDILKLAIQAEEEKLKLQAQVAEDRPKVEAYHLIADSQGSLCITDAAKNLQLQPKALFAWLAANRWIYKRPDGKSWIGYQDKLQRGLLEHKVTTVNQRTVEQVRVTSKGLVVLAERLAPGSLRMIGDSGAH
- a CDS encoding DUF4760 domain-containing protein produces the protein MEYLIENRQYLEILYFISGPLTLIGVAIALIQLYLFKRDLNTKYRRESMQLTLEMFHPKSLRLSELSRKMDDAFELEEIEIPNIEVKEFLYESIQNEPWTKKFQDSIEAYNASIDYLCEVDHIAQVVLSGLADEEFAFKCQGSYFVEVVNEAKPMILAIRNSDNSEVFRDTIDLYNLWNAKVKKQKLLAEHKYRERELESLSTHTVPTLK